One region of Podospora bellae-mahoneyi strain CBS 112042 chromosome 1 map unlocalized CBS112042p_1.2, whole genome shotgun sequence genomic DNA includes:
- a CDS encoding NRPS protein (antiSMASH:Cluster_1; SMCOG1002:AMP-dependent synthetase and ligase; EggNog:ENOG503NWBA; COG:Q) → MFGDDDIFFEVGGDSVLAQRLITAARRQGIHLTMEQIFLNAALADMAEVARVVNSTVEQTEEGLEAASGVPSPLGDHITLKDREILAKKCNVAAQDIEKVYPCTPMQESLLAEFDDRKTLYMRQFVFKLDNHVAPNHFRQAWEDTIQANPVLRTRICQLEDGTGNLQVVLSNDLGQWDSVDVDLKWFLERDAASPMLPGDPFFRYTVVEDKDPDGDIQRHFVWTVHHALCDGASIPEVLDDVSRRFRSEPTVERQPFEAFVRSSTVTPDLSSEQSFWKRSLSGLNPTPYPPIPQDPHFHADPASLFERTFVLDFSPLHGATKALMLRAAWAILLSHYTGTEDVGFGAVNNGRTATVPGVSKMTGPTINLVPIALHVDPQEPVASFLSRVRVQAAEMIPFEHAGISRIRKHLAGTETTAVNFQTLFVVHPMSFDDAIGAATQTLGLKYIDALGKKEHHPYPLVITLTLSAGNNVKLAVQHDERLVPIQQAENMVHHFEVVLKQLGRSTKDAKLASISPFSDHDLRQIRRWNAFTPPVEETTIHHLFQQQVKRQPNTVAVCSLEGSLTYLEVDEHSSSLATQLVDAGVSTGTFVGVCFDKSIWTVVAILAVFKAGGIYVPIDPAHPRSRIEESVERVGIEVALASDVGARVLDGLCRYVITLNGPPPAPRADAIPPFNSVPSSIAYLLFTSGSTGKPKGLLMPHSAICTSIVHHGREFAAGPHWRTLQFGAHTFDLSIGEFFTTLAHGGCICVPSEEDRLNNLAGAITALNANTMLVVPTVANLLHPMDVPTIRTIVLAGEPITKETVTRWADSVDLTCAYGPSETAVWCSGNLRVSTDAHPGNIGKAIGASMWIVNPEDYHQLSAIGCVGEIVISGGLLGGGYFGDKALTDAAWVPAPSWLKELGSGYDMLYRSGDLARYNPDGTFQIVGRRDTQVKLRGFRIELGEIENQLMATGMITAALAALPTAGPCARNIVAIVCSAKSNLKNHNHIDIVVSKEERPLLERLKVRLSRSLPDYMIPTIWVALEQMPLLISGKIDRKSIKTWVQNMDYGLHRELVEDPDAEAGQGTIVPGSLAESLRQLWSEVLHVPEEHIELGTSFIAIGGDSIAAIQIASQAKKKWGLSATVRSIISTKTLGHLVELVEESNKASIPISPPEPTQLRQWVGDDESLPAIYRHILHSRLQDKPSVTIEHVYPFAPFQREILKARKFNPAVFLLSWRMEVFSLANQPVALERLAQAWKRVVQKHTILRSIFLEDPSGNLPPVQAVLKKAEPEIAISSASAEEPEPTFISTQTPLVDDCFLPHRAHFIQHGERFFVHIELDHLVIDGWSLKLIKEAFLSAYEENGEGVLVSDEPPPYGAFVAAHHPDRVSADNEHWALVLRDQKPSLLPPPVGYPQAHPSLHSTEKTIIYLPEIQASSLKPFSFQHSITPASIFDAAWAQTLSAYTNSSSVAFEYVVSGRDEDVPGVFDIVGPLINVLPYHIDHVLSDGDPEQLARLAQRMQSQRDEDSSHTSSNVREVIETELGAKKLFNTAVNFQRRPTAVETSSLRVDDDLRKSRDPWHFDVLVRVMHITDDDTFKPSFEFDELLFDKDGMTKVAEDFWGRVKALVA, encoded by the exons AtgtttggtgatgacgaTATTTTCTTCGAGGTCGGGGGCGACTCTGTCTTGGCACAAAGGTTAATCACAGCTGCAAGACGCCAAGGCATACACCTCACCATGGAACAGATATTCCTGAATGCCGCGCTGGCTGACATGGCAGAGGTGGCCCGTGTGGTGAATTCGACTGTTGAACAAACTGAAGAAGGCCTCGAGGCTGCTTCAGGTGTGCCGTCACCCTTGGGCGACCATATCACCCTCAAGGATAGGGAGATCTTGGCCAAAAAGTGCAACGTTGCCGCTCAGGACATCGAGAAGGTGTACCCATGCACTCCTATGCAGGAGTCCCTCTTGGCAGAGTTTGACGATAGGAAGACGCTGTACATGAGGCAGTTCGTGTTCAAGCTCGACAACCATGTTGCTCCCAACCATTTCCGGCAGGCTTGGGAAGATACCATTCAAGCAAACCCAGTCCTGCGAACCAGGATCTGCCAACTTGAGGACGGGACTGGCAATCTTCAAGTTGTGTTGAGCAACGACCTGGGACAATGGGATAGCGTCGATGTTGACCTGAAGTGGTTTCTGGAAAGAGACGCTGCTAGCCCCATGCTCCCAGGCGACCCGTTCTTTCGCTACACCGTCGTGGAGGACAAAGATCCTGATGGGGATATTCAACGACATTTCGTGTGGACGGTGCATCATGCTCTTTGCGATGGAGCCTCTATTCCCGAAGTCCTCGACGACGTTTCCAGACGGTTTCGCAGTGAACCCACCGTGGAACGCCAACCATTTGAGGCTTTCGTCCGTTCCTCAACTGTCACCCCGGACCTCTCGTCAGAGCAGAGCTTCTGGAAGAGATCGTTGTCTGGTCTCAATCCAACACCTTACCCGCCTATCCCGCAGGATCCCCACTTCCATGCTGACCCGGCATCACTGTTTGAGCGGACGTTCGTGTTGGACTTTAGCCCACTGCATGGCGCTACAAAAGCTCTGATGCTCCGAGCAGCCTGGGCAATTCTCCTTTCACACTATACCGGCACCGAAGATGTGGGCTTTGGAGCCGTCAACAACGGTCGAACAGCTACAGTCCCAGGAGTCTCCAAGATGACTGGCCCTACCATCAACCTCGTTCCGATTGCGTTGCATGTCGATCCCCAGGAACCAGTCGCCTCTTTCCTGTCGCGGGTGAGAGTTCAGGCCGCTGAGATGATACCATTTGAGCATGCAGGCATCTCCAGAATACGAAAGCATTTAGCCGGCACTGAGACGACGGCCGTTAACTTTCAGACGTTGTTCGTTGTTCATCCAATGAGTTTCGACGATGCGATTGGGGCTGCGACACAAACGCTGGGTCTCAAGTATATCGATGCGCTTGGCAAAAAAGAGCATCACCCATACCCGCTTGTCATCACTCTGACATTGTCAGCTGGAAACAATGTGAAGCTGGCAGTTCAACATGATGAAAGATTGGTTCCGATTCAACAAGCCGAAAACATGGTACACCATTTTGAGGTTGTTCTGAAACAGCTGGGCAGATCCACCAAAGATGCCAAGTTGGCATCTATATCTCCTTTTAGTGATCACGACCTGCGCCAAATTCGGCGGTGGAATGCATTTACACCCCCGGTAGAGGAGACAACGATACACCATctcttccagcagcaggtCAAGAGGCAGCCCAACACAGTGGCGGTCTGTTCATTAGAGGGCTCCCTAACGTACCTCGAGGTGGACGAGCATTCCTCCTCGTTGGCGACACAGCTGGTGGATGCTGGTGTGAGCACGGGTACTTTTGTGGGCGTGTGCTTCGACAAATCTATCTGGACAGTGGTGGCCATCTTGGCAGTCTTCAAGGCAGGTGGCATCTATGTCCCAATCGATCCTGCGCATCCTCGAAGCCGCATCGAAGAATCGGTCGAGAGGGTTGGCATTGAGGTAGCTCTCGCTTCCGATGTCGGCGCAAGGGTCCTCGATGGACTGTGTCGCTATGTCATCACCTTGAATGGTCCCCCTCCGGCGCCCAGGGCTGATGCCATCCCACCGTTTAACTCGGTACCGTCCAGTATCGcctacctcctcttcacctctgGTAGCACAGGCAAACCGAAAGGCCTTCTCATGCCTCACTCCGCAATTTGCACTTCGATTGTACATCATGGCCGGGAATTTGCAGCCGGTCCGCATTGGAGAACGCTCCAGTTTGGAGCTCACACGTTTGATCTTTCCATTGGCGagttcttcaccacccttgCCCATGGCGGTTGTATCTGTGTGCCATCCGAAGAAGACAGACTGAACAACCTAGCCGGGGCCATCACAGCGTTGAATGCCAACACGATGCTTGTTGTCCCCACGGTTGCAAACCTCCTTCACCCCATGGACGTGCCAACTATCAGAACAATTGTTCTCGCCGGCGAACCCATTACAAAGGAGACCGTCACCCGATGGGCCGACTCAGTTGATCTGACATGTGCCTATGGTCCCTCTGAGACAGCCGTGTGGTGTTCGGGGAATCTGAGGGTATCAACAGATGCACACCCCGGAAATATCGGCAAGGCCATCGGAGCCAGTATGTGGATTGTCAATCCTGAGGACTACCACCAACTGAGCGCGATCGGATGCGTGGGTGAGATCGTGATTTCCGGAGGACTTCTTGGCGGAGGGTATTTTGGCGACAAAGCCCTCACTGATGCTGCCTGGGTACCAGCTCCAAGCTGGCTCAAAGAGCTAGGTTCAGGATATGACATGCTGTACAGGTCGGGTGACCTCGCTCGGTACAACCCTGATGGTACCTTTCAGATTGTTGGCCGACGCGATACGCAGGTCAAGTTGAGAGGATTTCGCATCGAGCTGGGTGAGATTGAGAATCAGCTTATGGCGACAGGTATGATCACCGCCGCTCTTGCTGCTCTTCCAACCGCGGGACCTTGTGCTCGAAACATCGTCGCTATTGTCTGCTCGGCCAAGTCAAACTTGAAGAACCATAATCATATCGATATCGTCGTGTCAAAGGAGGAACGACCTCTTCTGGAGAGGCTGAAGGTCCGCCTATCTCGGTCGCTTCCCGATTACATGATTCCCACCATTTGGGTGGCGCTGGAGCAAATGCCTCTGCTCATTTCAGGGAAAATAGACCGAAAGTCGATCAAGACCTGGGTCCAGAATATGGACTATGGCCTTCATCGGGAACTCGTCGAAGATCCCGACGCCGAGGCGGGGCAAGGCACTATTGTTCCCGGGTCGTTGGCGGAGAGTTTGCGTCAACTTTGGAGTGAAGTGTTGCATGTACCAGAAGAGCATATTGAGCTCGGGACGTCTTTCATTGCGATTGGAGGAGATTCGATTGCTGCCATACAAATTGCATCGCAAGCCAAGAAGAAATGGGGATTGTCGGCCACAGTCCGCAGTATCATCAGCACAAAGACGTTGGGAcatcttgttgagcttgtgGAAGAAAGCAATAAAGCCTCGATCCCAATATCGCCACCAGAGCCCACCCAGCTTCGCCAATGGGTCGGAGATGATGAGTCGCTGCCTGCCATCTACCGCCACATCCTCCATTCGCGACTGCAAGACAAGCCGTCAGTGACAATCGAACATGTATATCCTTTCGCGCCCTTCCAGAGAGAGATCCTGAAGGCCAGAAAGTTCAACCCAGCCGTTTTCCTACTGTCGTGGCGCATGGAAGTCTTCTCACTTGCCAATCAGCCTGTGGCACTTGAGAGACTTGCCCAAGCATGGAAACGTGTGGTTCAGAAGCATACCATCTTGCGCAGCATATTCCTCGAAGACCCAAGTGGCAATCTTCCACCGGTCCAGGCAGTATTGAAGAAAGCAGAACCGGAGATAGCGATATCCTCGGCATCCGCCGAAGAGCCCGAGCCCACTTTCATCAGCACCCAAACACCACTAGTAGATGACTGCTTCCTGCCTCATCGAGCCCACTTCATCCAACATGGCGAGAGATTCTTTGTTCACATCGAGCTTGATCACCTGGTCATAGACGGGTGGTCACTCAAGCTTATCAAGGAAGCTTTCCTGTCCGCATATGAGGAGAATGGAGAGGGCGTCCTTGTTTCGGATGAGCCTCCACCCTATGGCGCCTTTGTCGCTGCTCATCACCCAGATCGTGTTAGCGCGGACAATGAACACTGGGCCTTGGTACTCCGTGATCAGAAACCGTCTCTGTTGCCTCCCCCGGTCGGGTATCCACAAGCACATCCATCCCTGCACAGCACCGAGAAGACCATCATCTACCTCCCCGAGATCCAAGCCTCCTCTCTCAAGCCATTCAGCTTCCAACACTCCATTACACCTGCCAGCATCTTCGACGCCGCCTGGGCACAGACTCTGAGCGCCTACACGAACTCGAGTAGTGTGGCATTTGAGTATGTCGTTTCTGGGCGTGATGAAGATGTGCCTGGAGTATTTGATATTGTTGGCCCGCTTATCAACGTCCTCCCATATCACATCGACCACGTGTTAAGTGACGGGGATCCAGAGCAGTTGGCGAGGCTAGCCCAGCGAATGCAGTCCCAGCGGGACGAAGATAGTTCTCATACTTCAAGCAACGTGAGAGAGGTTATTGAGACTGAGCTGGGTGCGAAGAAGCTGTTCAATACGGCGGTGAACTTCCAGAGAAGACCGACAGCTGTCGAAACGTCGAGCCTGAGAGTAGATGACGATCTGAGAAAGTCGAGGGATCCTTGGCAT TTTGATGTGTTGGTGAGGGTCATGCACATTACTGATGATGATACCTTCAAGCCATCATTCGAGTTCGATGAGCTGTTGTTCGACAAGGATGGTATGACGAAAGTAGCTGAGGATTTTTGGGGTAGAGTGAAGGCTCTAGTAGCATAG
- the XYN2_2 gene encoding Endo-1,4-beta-xylanase 2 (antiSMASH:Cluster_1; COG:G; EggNog:ENOG503NW58; CAZy:GH11), with translation MMHFSLFLTGLAATLAAAVPLDEQLFGRSVDLGSKLHGEDRLNGTYTATWTNVRNWVGGKGWNPGGPKVVQYNGTWSGRNVNSYLALYGWTKNSLIEYYIAESFGSYNPSSGTSRLGTVNSDGSDYDIYRTQRVNQPSIVGRATFYQFWSVRRNHRVGGTITVANHFTAWEKSNLKLGTHDYIILATEGYGNSSSSAITVKEVSIEGVPCPNKPNSRRDNN, from the exons ATGATGCatttctccctcttcctcactgGCCTCGCCGCAACCCTAGCGGCAGCCGTGCCCCTAGATGAACAACTCTTCGGCAGATCAGTAGACCTGGGCTCCAAACTTCACGGAGAAGACCGTC TCAACGGGACTTACACGGCCACCTGGACAAACGTCCGCAACTGGGTCGGCGGAAAAGGTTGGAACCCCGGCGGTCCCAAGGTTGTCCAATACAACGGGACGTGGTCCGGCAGGAACGTCAACTCGTACCTCGCGCTATACGGATGGACCAAGAATAGCCTAATCGAGTACTACATCGCCGAAAGCTTCGGCTCGTATAACCCCAGCAGCGGGACTTCGCGCCTCGGCACCGTCAACAGCGACGGCAGTGATTACGACATCTACCGCACGCAGAGAGTGAACCAGCCTTCGATCGTTGGGCGTGCCACCTTCTATCAGTTCTGGTCGGTTCGCAGGAATCATCGCGTAGGAGGTACCATCACTGTAGCCAATCACTTTACTGCTTGGGAGAAAAGTAACCTCAAGTTGGGCACTCACGATTACATAATCTTGGCTACCGAAGGTTATGGAAACAGTAGTTCTTCTGCAATCACGGTAAAGGAGGTTAGTATAGAGGGGGTTCCCTGTCCCAATAAGCCTAACTCGAGGAGAGACAATAACTAA
- a CDS encoding uncharacterized protein (COG:U; antiSMASH:Cluster_1; SMCOG1005:Drug resistance transporter; SMCOG1005: EmrB/QacA; EggNog:ENOG503NZ12) — MAASLKDERDVSSKGDDTEQSRGTSADPQLHDNEKQEGTEVAAAEVPPRVTGWKWVLAMSAVLSSIFLYALDNTIVAAVQPVIVTEFDSIEKLPWLSVAFLLGATATNMVWGRIYSQFSSKWFYIFNVALFEVGSAICGAAPNIDVLIAGRAICGVSGSGLYVGVMSLIAVTTTMAERPLYVSSTGLTWGLGIILGPVIGGGFSESAVGWRWAFYINLFIGAVCAPAYFLLLPSIDPRPGVPYKQRVAEMDYVGTVMLMGGLTCFVLAINWGGVTYAWNSGQIIGLFVTSGVLFILLGIQQVWTIFTTLSRRIIPVQFFRSRTVLILFSVTAASGASAFVPIYFVPLFFQFTRNDGPLQAGVRLLPLIVVMVVTIIANGALMAKFGYYMPWYTFGGLFAVAGSALMYTVTQDTSESAIYGYTVLIALGVGMFLQASFSVAQAVVEPENIPPAVGFITLAQFLGITMALAIANSVFLNESENGIAAILPDVSRSEIQAAIEGTTATFVKNLSPEVQKQVLGAIVSAIGKTYVLVIAAGSLVTVLSLFMKRQKLFTTAGIGAA, encoded by the coding sequence ATGGCCGCCTCGTTGAAAGACGAACGCGACGTCTCGTCCAAGGGCGATGACACCGAGCAATCAAGAGGCACTAGTGCCGACCCCCAGCTTCACGACAACGAGAAACAAGAAGGAACAGAAGTGGCTGCGGCAGAAGTTCCTCCTCGCGTCACAGGCTGGAAATGGGTGTTGGCCATGTCGGCTGTCctgtcctccatcttcctctaCGCCCTAGACAACACCATCGTCGCTGCCGTCCAACCCGTCATCGTCACCGAATTTGACTCGATCGAGAAGCTCCCATGGCTCAGCGttgccttcctcctcggagCTACGGCGACAAACATGGTATGGGGCAGAATCTACAGCCAGTTCAGCTCAAAGTGGTTCTACATCTTCAATGTTGCCCTGTTCGAAGTTGGGTCCGCTATCTGTGGTGCTGCGCCCAATATCGATGTTCTCATTGCTGGACGTGCCATCTGCGGTGTTAGTGGTTCGGGATTGTACGTCGGTGTCATGAGTCTGATtgccgtcaccaccaccatggctgaGCGCCCATTGTATGTCTCGAGCACGGGACTGACTTGGGGCCTGGGAATTATTCTTGGTCCTGTCATCGGAGGTGGCTTCAGCGAGTCTGCGGTTGGCTGGCGGTGGGCGTTCTACATCAACCTTTTCATCGGTGCCGTTTGCGCACCCGCCtacttcttgctgctgcccagcATTGATCCTCGCCCTGGTGTCCCCTATAAGCAGCGCGTCGCCGAGATGGACTACGTCGGAACCGTCATGTTGATGGGCGGCTTGACGTGCTTCGTCTTGGCCATCAACTGGGGTGGCGTCACCTATGCCTGGAATTCCGGCCAGATCATCGGTCTCTTCGTTACGTCGGGTGTCCTATTCATCCTGCTGGGTATCCAGCAAGTTTGGACCATCTTCACCACGCTCAGTCGCCGTATCATTCCAGTCCAATTCTTCCGTTCGAGAACCGTCCTTATTCTCTTCAGCGTCACCGCGGCATCTGGCGCTTCGGCTTTCGTTCCGATCTACTTCgtccctcttttcttccagtTCACGCGCAACGACGGTCCGCTCCAAGCAGGAGTCCGGCTCCTCCCTCTGATCGTGGTCATGGTGGTGACCATTATCGCCAACGGCGCTCTGATGGCCAAGTTTGGGTATTACATGCCTTGGTACACCTTCGGTGGCCTGTTCGCCGTAGCTGGAAGCGCTCTCATGTACACCGTCACTCAGGACACGAGTGAGAGTGCCATTTACGGCTACACCGTCTTGATCGCTCTTGGTGTCGGTATGTTCCTACAGGCGTCCTTTTCCGTGGCGCAAGCGGTGGTCGAGCCAGAGAATATCCCTCCTGCTGTAGGTTTCATCACTCTTGCGCAGTTCCTCGGCATCACCATGGCGCTTGCCATTGCGAATTCCGTCTTCCTGAACGAGAGTGAAAATGGAATCGCGGCAATCCTCCCGGACGTGTCGCGGTCCGAGATTCAAGCTGCTATCGAAGGCACAACTGCTACGTTTGTCAAGAACCTGAGCCCAGAGGTCCAAAAGCAAGTCCTCGGTGCCATTGTAAGCGCCATTGGCAAGACGTATGTCCTTGTTATTGCAGCTGGGTCGTTGGTTACCGTGTTGAGCTTGTTCATGAAGAGGCAGAAGCTATTCACCACAGCTGGAATCGGCGCAGCGTAA
- a CDS encoding uncharacterized protein (antiSMASH:Cluster_1; EggNog:ENOG503PDXK; COG:S), with protein MSPNRNARTSRKGEIPRNFIRNWHSSGSRGATPLVRRPITACQSCRAAKVKCDGRQECNRCTNRGIVCRYVNTEPAEPFQRSGRQPSTDAVAPQTGPKTVSPKTTSLNFEAMDATDHSPLDTMTYPPMLDIMTDWTSDTIPPSFDDFDWQAIDPSLNTTSSELDTIFHSPLVSPPLDPDLSYAAHSFEVGSNRASTTTTAVSSSMSTTTATNITKATSVTSTASASSLSPSQLFTSPNCACREGLAALVPRLKSTIREKQLDEVIKVTGDVMRGCQEIVDCAACQLTCTDLICMMSVFQQTDSCFDHISRAELDGSIKLNFGGQEILINDPNLRAMLVMDLVQHATMVLDAISTKGQTMLRALGTPSLLARANIGYLETVIGDFRILLRTVADQANSPGFSPRSPSRTLESVSR; from the exons ATGTCCCCAAACCGCAACGCTCGCACTTCGCGCAAAGGAGAGATCCCGCGCAATTTCATCCGCAATTGGCACAGCTCAGGATCTCGTGGTGCAACTCCGTTGGTTCGCCGACCGATCACTGCCTGCCAGAGCTGCCGTGCAGCCAAGGTCAAGTGCGACGGGCGGCAAGAATGCAACCGTTGCACCAACCGCGGCATCGTCTGTAGATATGTAAATACCGAGCCCGCCGAACCCTTTCAACGAAGCGGCCGTCAACCCTCAACGGATGCTGTGGCACCACAAACCGGCCCCAAGACAGTGTCACCCAAGACGACGTCACTTAACTTTGAAGCCATGGACGCAACAGACCACTCCCCCTTAGACACAATGACCTACCCGCCTATGCTCGACATCATGACCGACTGGACATCCGACACAATTCCACCGTCATTCGATGACTTTGACTGGCAAGCAATAGATCCTAGTCTAAAT ACCACTTCATCTGAGCTGGACACCATCTTTCACTCCCCGCTCGTTTCCCCGCCGTTAGATCCGGATTTGTCATATGCCGCACATTCGTTTGAAGTAGGCAGCAACCGTGCGAGTACGACCACGACGGCAGTCTCTTCCTCTATGAGCACTACTACTGCTACGAATATCACCAAGGCCACAAGTGTCACAAGCACCGCCAGCGCCTCGTCACTTAGTCCAAGTCAGCTTTTCACGTCGCCCAACTGCGCGTGCCGGGAAGGATTGGCAGCTCTCGTTCCCAGGCTCAAAAGCACCATTCGGGAGAAGCAGCTCGACGAAGTCATCAAAGTCACCGGGGATGTAATGAGGGGTTGCCAGGAGATTGTCGACTGCGCCGCCTGTCAGCTCACCTGCACAGACCTGATCTGCATGATGTCGGTATTCCAGCAGACAGATTCATGTTTTGACCACATCTCCAGAGCCGAATTAGACGGCTCCATCAAGTTGAATTTTGGCGGGCAGGAGATTCTTATCAACGACCCGAATCTGAGAGCCATGCTCGTCATGGACCTCGTACAACACGCCACAATGGTATTGGACGCCATCAGCACCAAGGGCCAGACGATGCTACGAGCGCTGGGAACGCCATCGCTTCTCGCAAGGGCTAACATCGGTTATCTGGAGACAGTGATTGGTGATTTCAGGATACTTCTTCGTACGGTTGCTGACCAAGCAAATTCCCCTGGATTCTCGCCGAGGAGTCCGTCGCGGACGCTGGAATCGGTCAGTCGCTAG
- a CDS encoding uncharacterized protein (EggNog:ENOG502VJSB; SMCOG1066:alpha/beta hydrolase domain-containing protein; MEROPS:MER0034665; antiSMASH:Cluster_1; COG:I), translated as MEYSVYSQVNPQWTKFVASHSELGDLDRVGIVERRRIFGEVEAKIPPRKIPEDVANSSITVDTFSITARDGYEIPVRSYVPGSGSAENRPVLIYLHAGGFLFGDLESGDLNCRTLAARLNISVLNVGYRLAPKWPFPHGLNDSYDATAWAAANAKTRLNASPTAGFLVGGISSGANFAGVIAYQARDAGLSPPITGLWISIPVCILPQAYHLLPPEQREQLLSLEQNAENPLLTKKSLADIQAIYGSPPEDPRISFLLNKDHNNLPKRAYFQICGRDPLRDEAFLWQKLLEKHSGTRSRVHLYTGMPHGFWRFLEMKASQEWLDDLLDGIRYLCRPDDKVKETDTIIKGV; from the exons ATGGAATATTCCGTCTACTCGCAGGTCAACCCGCAATGGACCAAG TTTGTGGCGTCCCACTCCGAGCTTGGCGATCTGGATCGAGTCGGCATAGTGGAGCGCCGTCGTATCTTTGGCGAGGTCGAGGCAAAGATTCCGCCACGAAAGATACCAGAGGATGTTGCCAACAGTTCCATAACTGTCGACACGTTCAGCATTACTGCCAGAGATGGGTATGAGATACCGGTTCGAAGTTATGTCCCAGGATCTGGCAGCGCCGAGAACAGGCCCGTCCTCATCTACCTGCATGCCGGAGGTTTCTTATTTGGCGACTTGGAGTCTGGTGATCTGAACTGCCGAACCTTGGCTGCAAGACTGAACATTAGCGTCTTGAATGTTGGGTATCGACTTGCTCCTAAGTGGCCATTTCCTCATGGGCTGAATGACAGCTATGATGCCACCGCGTGG GCTGCCGCCAACGCTAAGACCCGCCTCAATgcctccccaacagcaggTTTTCTTGTCGGCGGGATCTCCTCGGGTGCCAACTTCGCCGGGGTCATCGCCTACCAGGCACGCGATGCCGGTCTTTCACCTCCCATAACAGGACTTTGGATTTCCATCCCCGTCTGCATCTTGCCACAGGCTtaccatctcctccctcccgaaCAGAGAGAGCAGTTACTGAGTCTTGAGCAAAATGCTGAGAATCCGCTGTTGACGAAGAAGTCGCTTGCTGACATTCAGG CCATCTACGGTTCACCCCCCGAGGATCCACGCATCTCGTTCTTGTTGAATAAAgaccacaacaacctcccaaaGAGAGCCTACTTCCAGATCTGCGGCCGGGATCCGCTGCGTGATGAGGCGTTTTTGTGGCAGAAGTTGCTGGAGAAGCATTCAGGGACAAGAAGCAGGGTCCATCTCTACACCGGGATGCCGCATGGGTTCTGGAGGTTCTTGGAGATGAAAGCGAGCCAGGAGTGGTTGGATGATTTACTGGATGGGATCAGATATCTGTGTAGGCCTGATGACAAGGTTAAGGAAACAGATACGATCATAAAAGGGGTGTAA